One Carassius auratus strain Wakin chromosome 16, ASM336829v1, whole genome shotgun sequence genomic window carries:
- the LOC113115971 gene encoding retinol dehydrogenase 13 isoform X1, producing MRDKVTSSDRVNYGAIIALAAISFMLLRKWIAGGVCKSCARLDGKTVVITGANTGIGMETAKDMARRGARVVMACRDLTRAENAAEYIRRSTGNGNVVIRHLNLASLYSVREFAKEFIATEERLDILINNAGVMMCPKWVTEDGFEKQLAVNHLGHFLLTNLLLGMLKRSSPSRVVNLSSIAHVGGNIEFDDLFFDKRPYSPLLSYKQSKLANVLFSRELARRIKGTGVSSYCLHPGVIRTELIRHILVQYPVLKIVLSVPCILLMKTPWQGAQTSIYCAVTEGLESKSGCYFSDCAEKDPAPEGKDDEVSRRLWEESARMVGLNSRH from the exons ATGAGGGATAAAGTCACATCATCTGATCGAGTGAATTATGGCGCTATCATCGCGCTGGCCGCAATCA GCTTCATGCTGCTGCGGAAATGGATAGCTGGTGGTGTCTGCAAAAGCTGTGCTCGTCTCGATGGAAAGACGGTTGTGATTACCGGTGCTAACACTGGGATTGGCATGGAAACAGCAAAAGATATGGCTCGTAGAG GGGCTCGGGTAGTGATGGCCTGCCGAGACCTGACTCGTGCCGAGAATGCTGCAGAGTATATTCGACGCTCCACAGGAAATGGCAATGTAGTCATCAGACACTTAAATCTGGCATCTCTGTATTCTGTCCGAGAATTTGCCAAAGAGTTCATAGCAACAGAGGAACGACTGGATATACTTATAAACAATGCAG GTGTTATGATGTGTCCAAAGTGGGTCACAGAGGATGGCTTTGAGAAACAGCTGGCTGTCAATCACTTGGGACACTTTCTTCTGACCAATCTACTGTTGGGAATGCTAAAGAGATCCTCCCCCAGCCGCGTAGTTAATTTGTCTAGTATTGCACATGTTGGTG GAAATATTGAATTTGATGACCTGTTCTTTGACAAAAGGCCTTACAGTCCTTTGCTCAGCTATAAACAGAGTAAGCTGGCCAATGTGCTTTTCTCTAGAGAGCTTGCACGGAGAATAAAAG GTACAGGGGTCTCCTCGTACTGCCTTCATCCAGGAGTGATTCGAACAGAGCTGATTAGGCATATTCTGGTACAGTACCCAGTGCTGAAGATTGTACTGTCTGTGCCTTGTATTCTGCTGATGAAGACTCCTTGGCAGGGTGCTCAGACCTCCATCTACTGCGCTGTCACTGAGGGCTTAGAGAGCAAGTCTGGCTGCTACTTCAG TGATTGTGCTGAAAAAGACCCTGCACCAGAAGGAAAAGATGATGAAGTATCAAGAAGGTTGTGGGAGGAAAGCGCTCGGATGGTTGGACTAAACAGCCGCCATTGA
- the LOC113115971 gene encoding retinol dehydrogenase 13 isoform X2, translating into MLLRKWIAGGVCKSCARLDGKTVVITGANTGIGMETAKDMARRGARVVMACRDLTRAENAAEYIRRSTGNGNVVIRHLNLASLYSVREFAKEFIATEERLDILINNAGVMMCPKWVTEDGFEKQLAVNHLGHFLLTNLLLGMLKRSSPSRVVNLSSIAHVGGNIEFDDLFFDKRPYSPLLSYKQSKLANVLFSRELARRIKGTGVSSYCLHPGVIRTELIRHILVQYPVLKIVLSVPCILLMKTPWQGAQTSIYCAVTEGLESKSGCYFSDCAEKDPAPEGKDDEVSRRLWEESARMVGLNSRH; encoded by the exons ATGCTGCTGCGGAAATGGATAGCTGGTGGTGTCTGCAAAAGCTGTGCTCGTCTCGATGGAAAGACGGTTGTGATTACCGGTGCTAACACTGGGATTGGCATGGAAACAGCAAAAGATATGGCTCGTAGAG GGGCTCGGGTAGTGATGGCCTGCCGAGACCTGACTCGTGCCGAGAATGCTGCAGAGTATATTCGACGCTCCACAGGAAATGGCAATGTAGTCATCAGACACTTAAATCTGGCATCTCTGTATTCTGTCCGAGAATTTGCCAAAGAGTTCATAGCAACAGAGGAACGACTGGATATACTTATAAACAATGCAG GTGTTATGATGTGTCCAAAGTGGGTCACAGAGGATGGCTTTGAGAAACAGCTGGCTGTCAATCACTTGGGACACTTTCTTCTGACCAATCTACTGTTGGGAATGCTAAAGAGATCCTCCCCCAGCCGCGTAGTTAATTTGTCTAGTATTGCACATGTTGGTG GAAATATTGAATTTGATGACCTGTTCTTTGACAAAAGGCCTTACAGTCCTTTGCTCAGCTATAAACAGAGTAAGCTGGCCAATGTGCTTTTCTCTAGAGAGCTTGCACGGAGAATAAAAG GTACAGGGGTCTCCTCGTACTGCCTTCATCCAGGAGTGATTCGAACAGAGCTGATTAGGCATATTCTGGTACAGTACCCAGTGCTGAAGATTGTACTGTCTGTGCCTTGTATTCTGCTGATGAAGACTCCTTGGCAGGGTGCTCAGACCTCCATCTACTGCGCTGTCACTGAGGGCTTAGAGAGCAAGTCTGGCTGCTACTTCAG TGATTGTGCTGAAAAAGACCCTGCACCAGAAGGAAAAGATGATGAAGTATCAAGAAGGTTGTGGGAGGAAAGCGCTCGGATGGTTGGACTAAACAGCCGCCATTGA